The DNA segment TGAATGGGCCAAAGTTGATATAGCCACCGACCACAAGGAACCATTTAAGATCGTACATCTTAAAGGTTTGTAGCGGCATCCATTTCACCACGCAGACAATCCACGCCATGATAAAGATGGGGCCAGCCCAGTCGTGCACGGTTTTACTGCCGTAGATCAGCGGTGCCCAGATGTCGGGCCCTAGCAGCTCTTGCACGACATGCTTACCGAGCATAATGGTTAAGCCGGTAAACATCAGCGTGAGACAGCTAATTGCCATGATCCAGTGGATCCACAGATCCGCTTTAGACCAACGAGCCACCATCTTGCCTGAAAAGCCGTGGCTAAGTCTTGAAGGACCATTCACCAAGTAAAACAGTAAGAAAGCACCAAACACACCCGTTACAGCTAAGGCCATAATCGGGGTGATGTATTGGTTTCTCAGTTCTTTACCTTGGTTACCGGCAACGTTAATCAACACCCCAGTTTCGACCCCTTTGGCTGTGGTATAGCCAGTTTCACCCGACTTTACCGCGCGCCACAGATCGGCTTCGCTGGTTTGCGCTTTCGCCTGTTGTTGACTCGATTGCTGATCACTTGCCTGTACTGGGCTTGCGCTCATTACTGAACCTAGGCCCAATCCCATCACGAGTACCATCAGAGCAAACAGACTGCGCAGTGATTTGTTTAACTGTTTGTTTAACATTTTCACTCCTTGCCAGAGGTTAGGGATGACTCCCTAACCATCACTCTGCTTAGTTAATCTCACCGGTCTTTGGGTTGTAGCCCCAAATCACGTTAGGATTGCCTCGAGAGGCCATACGCTCACGGTAGATATTGGAAACCACTTCAGCATCACCGGCAAGCAGCGCTTTGGTTGCACAAAGCTCGGCACACATAGGTAACTTACCCTCGGCCAGACGGTTAGCACCATATTTCTTGTGCTCCGCCTCAGAGAAGGTCTCTTCTGGGCCACCGGCACAGAAAGTACACTTATCCATCTTGCCGCGGCTACCGAAGGCGGTTTTCTTCGGAAATTGTGGTGCACCAAACGGACAAGCATAGAAGCAGTAACCACAACCGATACAGGTATCTTTGTTGTGTAGCACAATGCCATCGTCGGTACGGTAGAAACAATCTGCCGGACATACGGCCATGCAAGGGGCGTCGGTACAGTGCATACAAGCCACAGAAATCGAGGCTTCACCTGGTTGACCATCGTTGATGGTCACGACGCGACGGCGTTGAATACCCCACTCGAGAGCGGAATCGTTTTCGTTCTTACATGCTGTGACGCAACCGTTACACTCGATGCAGCGTTTGGTGTCACATAGAAATTTCATGACTGCCATAATGGCTTATCTCCTCATCAAGTAGGTTAGGCTTTGCTAACTTGGCAAAGGCTAGACTTAGTCTCTTGCATCTGAGTCACAACGTCATAGCCGTAAGTTAAAATGGTGTTTGCCGATTCACCTTGTACATAAGGTACTGTACCTTCTGGGTAATTCTTCGCGAGGTTTTCACCTTCGAAGATACCGGCGAAGTGGTATGGCATAAAACATTCACCCGGAACAACCCGTGGTGTCACCATTGCCTTCACTGTGATCTTGGCGCCTTCAGGACCATGAACAAAGACATTGTCACCGTCACGGATACCACGGTCAGCAGCGTCTGCTGGGTTCATTTCGATGAACATCTCTTGCTGCAGCTCGGCTAACCATGGGTTAGAACGAGATTCTTCACCACCGCCTTCGTACTCAACCAAACGACCAGAGGTCAGTGTCAGTGGGAAGTCTTGGGTGAAGTCCTGATCCTGAATTGACTTGTACAGGGTAGGAAGACGCGCAACCATACGGTCATCGTAAGTTGGGTACTTAGCGACTAAGTCACGACGAGGAGTGTAGAGTGGTTCGCGGTGTAGCGGGATATCATCTGGGAAAGTCCAAACGATACAACGTGCCTTAGCATTACCGAAAGGAATACAACCGTGCTTGATAGCAACACGCTGGATACCACCAGAGATGTCAGTCTTCCAGTTCTTGCCTTCGGCGTATTTTTTCTCTTCTTCAGTTAAATCATCCCACCAACCCAATTGCTTGAGCATGTCGGCGGTAAACTCAGGATAACCATCTTGAATTTCACTGCCTTTGGAGAATGAACCGTCGGCGAGAATATTCACACCATTGTGTTCAACACCATAACGGGCGCGGAAGTTACCACCACCGTCTTTCACTTCTTTAGATTGATCGTAAAGAATTTGGGTACCAGGGTGTTTCATTTCTGGCGTACCCCAACATGGCCAAGGTAAGCCGTAGACTTCGCCTTTAGCTGGGCCGCCCGGTGCGGTAAGGCTGTTCACATCGAATGTGCCCCAGTTTTCTTGGTGCATTTTCAAACGTTCTGGGCTTTGACCTGTGTAACCGACGGTCCACATACCTTTGTTGAACTCGCGAGTCACATCTTCAATCAATGGCTCTTCGCCATTGACTTGGATGTGCTTACAGAATTCTTTTTCGATACCCAGCTTTTTCGCCAGTTTATACATGATCACGTGGTCAGGCAGAGACTCAAACAGTGGCTCGATGACTTTAGAGCGCCATTGAATCGAACGGTTAGTGGCAGACACTGAGCCGTAGGTTTCAAATTGGGTCGCCGCAGGGAGTAGATATACCCCATCTTTACGCTGGTGCATCACACCGGCCATAGTTGGGATTGGGTCAACAACGACCACTGTATCTAACTTGTTCAGCGCTTCACGCACTTCACGGCCACGGGTTTCGGTGTTAACTGATTGACCCCAGAAGAACGCCAGACGGATATTGTCCTTTTGCGCGATCTTGGTTTTATCTTCTAGCACACCATCGTGCCAGCGAGAGCAGGGAATACCCGTTGAGGTTTGTGGGGTTTGACCTAAGTACTCGCCTTGGTCGAAACGGCCTGCAACCCATTTTGGATCTAAGTCCCAAACGTTAGACCAGTGAGCCCAAGCGCCAGAGGTTAAGCCGTAGTAACCGGGTAAGTTGTCGAATAACAGACCAAAGTCAGTCGCGCCTTGTACGTTATCATGACCACGGAAAATGTTAGTACCACCGCCTGATACGCCCATGTTGCCCAGCGCTAACTGTAAAATACAGTATGAACGGGTGTTGGCGTTACCGACGTGGTGCTGAGTACCGCCCATACACCATACGATAGTGCCTGGTTTGGTTTCGGCTAACATTTTAGCGATACGATACATCTGCGCCTTAGGCACGCCAGCAACGTTTTCGACTTCTTCAGGCGTATATTTTTTCACTTCCTCGCGGATACGTTCCATACCGTATACACGTTGCTTGATGAACTCTTTGTCTTCCCAGCCGTTTTCAAAAATGTGCCATAACAGGCCATAGATGAATGGAATATCGGTACCTGGGCGAATATGCACGTACTCATCAGACTTAGCCGCAGTACGGGTGAAACGAGGATCGACAACGATAATTTTCGCGCCGCGCTCTTTTGCCACCAGAATGTGTTGCATGGCGACAGGGTGAGCTTCACTTGGGTTAGAACCGATAAACATCACGCACTTGGCGTTGCGGATATCGTTGAAAGAGTTGGTTTGCGCACCATAGCCCCAAGTGTTAGCAACACCGGCTACAGTGGTAGAGTGACAAATACGTGCCGAGTGGTCGACGTTGTTGGTGCCCCACAGTGCCGCGAGTTTGCGATATAAATAAGCCTGCTCGTTGGAGAACTTGGCGCTACCCATGAAGTACACAGAGTCAGGGCCGGATTCTTCGCGGATCGCAGTCATTTTGTCGCCGACTTCATTGATAGCCTGCTCCCAAGAGATCTTCTTCCACTTACCGCCTTCTAACTTCATTGGGTACTTGAGGCGCTTCTCACCATGGCCGTGCTCACGCAGTGCAGCCCCTTTAGCACAGTGACCGCCTTGGTTAAATGGATGGTCGAAAGCAGGTTCTTGACCTGTCCACACACCATTTTGAACTTCGGCATAGATACCACAGCCCACAGCGCAGTGAGAACAGATGGTACGCTTCACTTCAGTTGGCGCATCATGTGGCATATGTTCCTGCGCCTGTGCTTTGCGCATCATACCAGCGCCAAGCATAGAGGCCGCGGCAATACCACCAGTTGCAAGACCTGCAGATTTTAAGAATTGGCGACGATTAAGACCGAGGGCGGGCACTTTAGGCTCGACGACTTGGTCTGTTTTGCGGGTTAATCGCATCACACACACTCCTCTGGTTAGTTGTTCAACGACGCATAGTAGTTACGGATATGGTCGGTTTCGCGATAGTTGTCACTCTTAGTTTCGCTTGGGGCAACTGTTGGGGTCGCAGCCAGAGCTTGGCTACTGACAGTCGCAACCGCGCCAGCCGCACTGCCGAGTGCCAATGCTTTGAGCAATTGACGACGGCCCATGTCGGAAGCTTGCTTCTTCATAGTGTCTCCTTGTGTTACTGGGTGAGGTGATGCATACCACGACCACCTCGGTTACTGTGGAAGCCTAAGCTTCCTTTTTGTGGCAAAGGTGAACCTTAAGTCCACCTTTGCCTATCAAACTAAAACGCGACAGGCACTGAATCTGCGTATCGCTAACCGTTTTAAGTTTAGTTCATTAATTCCACTTGTTTTTCTAAATCGCTGGCGGCGGGTTGTAACTCCGCACTGCCGGGGCAATTGACGGGAATGTCTAAACTCAGTTGTTCAAATTCGGTGGCTTCCATCTCGAAAAACGCCTTAGCAAGATGGGCAACCGTGGCATAAAACGCTGCGCTCGGGGCTTTGCTGACGGCATCGCAGAAGCGCTGAATCCAACTGCCCATGTGGCGCTGATAGAATGCCAACTGGCGGTAGCCTGGGGCTTCAAGGATTAGCGTACCCATGACTTCGCACAGAGCGGCTACATGATCCTCAGGTTCTTTGACGTTTTCTTCACGTTCAAAACCGAGTTGCATTAAGTCTTGGCGTAGCAGAGCCAAGGGCTTATCCATCAGTGAGCCTGTCATAAACCAGCTGCCATAGGGCAGGATTTCGCCACAACCTACACCGAGGAACAGGGCAAAATACTCATCTTCTAATTGTTCACTGCTGAACTGCTGCGCCGCTAATTGCAGGGATAACCAAGCCTTGGTCATCTCATTGTCTTCATTGGCATCGATTTCAAGATTGGCCAAAAATTGCAGTAGTTCAGGGCTTGGATGGCGACGCAACAGGGCGGCCAACAGTTGATAGATATCGGCTCTCAACTGATCGTTTTCTGATACTTGTCTTACTGATTCGGTCATAGCGGATCTCTTATCGCAGTTGCTTTTCAGGATCTTGAAGAATGTCTTCAAACATGTCTTTTACCCGGCAATCGCCACACATTTTCAGTCGTTCAATATTGGCTGAGAATGCGCTGTGCGCGCC comes from the Shewanella seohaensis genome and includes:
- a CDS encoding formate dehydrogenase subunit gamma translates to MLNKQLNKSLRSLFALMVLVMGLGLGSVMSASPVQASDQQSSQQQAKAQTSEADLWRAVKSGETGYTTAKGVETGVLINVAGNQGKELRNQYITPIMALAVTGVFGAFLLFYLVNGPSRLSHGFSGKMVARWSKADLWIHWIMAISCLTLMFTGLTIMLGKHVVQELLGPDIWAPLIYGSKTVHDWAGPIFIMAWIVCVVKWMPLQTFKMYDLKWFLVVGGYINFGPFKGKHPDSGFANAGEKMWFWTLTLFGLFISVSGIMLVLPGLDLPREASMGALLIHSISAVILIAFTIVHIWMATVLSEGGMECMKSGYCDENWAIQHHNLWYDEIKANGSLRYKD
- the fdh3B gene encoding formate dehydrogenase FDH3 subunit beta — translated: MAVMKFLCDTKRCIECNGCVTACKNENDSALEWGIQRRRVVTINDGQPGEASISVACMHCTDAPCMAVCPADCFYRTDDGIVLHNKDTCIGCGYCFYACPFGAPQFPKKTAFGSRGKMDKCTFCAGGPEETFSEAEHKKYGANRLAEGKLPMCAELCATKALLAGDAEVVSNIYRERMASRGNPNVIWGYNPKTGEIN
- a CDS encoding molybdopterin-dependent oxidoreductase — protein: MRLTRKTDQVVEPKVPALGLNRRQFLKSAGLATGGIAAASMLGAGMMRKAQAQEHMPHDAPTEVKRTICSHCAVGCGIYAEVQNGVWTGQEPAFDHPFNQGGHCAKGAALREHGHGEKRLKYPMKLEGGKWKKISWEQAINEVGDKMTAIREESGPDSVYFMGSAKFSNEQAYLYRKLAALWGTNNVDHSARICHSTTVAGVANTWGYGAQTNSFNDIRNAKCVMFIGSNPSEAHPVAMQHILVAKERGAKIIVVDPRFTRTAAKSDEYVHIRPGTDIPFIYGLLWHIFENGWEDKEFIKQRVYGMERIREEVKKYTPEEVENVAGVPKAQMYRIAKMLAETKPGTIVWCMGGTQHHVGNANTRSYCILQLALGNMGVSGGGTNIFRGHDNVQGATDFGLLFDNLPGYYGLTSGAWAHWSNVWDLDPKWVAGRFDQGEYLGQTPQTSTGIPCSRWHDGVLEDKTKIAQKDNIRLAFFWGQSVNTETRGREVREALNKLDTVVVVDPIPTMAGVMHQRKDGVYLLPAATQFETYGSVSATNRSIQWRSKVIEPLFESLPDHVIMYKLAKKLGIEKEFCKHIQVNGEEPLIEDVTREFNKGMWTVGYTGQSPERLKMHQENWGTFDVNSLTAPGGPAKGEVYGLPWPCWGTPEMKHPGTQILYDQSKEVKDGGGNFRARYGVEHNGVNILADGSFSKGSEIQDGYPEFTADMLKQLGWWDDLTEEEKKYAEGKNWKTDISGGIQRVAIKHGCIPFGNAKARCIVWTFPDDIPLHREPLYTPRRDLVAKYPTYDDRMVARLPTLYKSIQDQDFTQDFPLTLTSGRLVEYEGGGEESRSNPWLAELQQEMFIEMNPADAADRGIRDGDNVFVHGPEGAKITVKAMVTPRVVPGECFMPYHFAGIFEGENLAKNYPEGTVPYVQGESANTILTYGYDVVTQMQETKSSLCQVSKA
- a CDS encoding twin-arginine translocation signal domain-containing protein, encoding MKKQASDMGRRQLLKALALGSAAGAVATVSSQALAATPTVAPSETKSDNYRETDHIRNYYASLNN
- a CDS encoding TorD/DmsD family molecular chaperone, producing the protein MTESVRQVSENDQLRADIYQLLAALLRRHPSPELLQFLANLEIDANEDNEMTKAWLSLQLAAQQFSSEQLEDEYFALFLGVGCGEILPYGSWFMTGSLMDKPLALLRQDLMQLGFEREENVKEPEDHVAALCEVMGTLILEAPGYRQLAFYQRHMGSWIQRFCDAVSKAPSAAFYATVAHLAKAFFEMEATEFEQLSLDIPVNCPGSAELQPAASDLEKQVELMN